A genomic stretch from Rhodanobacter soli includes:
- a CDS encoding glycosyltransferase family 2 protein, with protein MSATAANHNSRYPLLTAIMLALIVAAMNIGLWWYGNLPHGPDDWHGKIGGFSLSVFQRYQSPFKQDYPSSDDIAADLKLLHRYSDRVRTYTMQQNPQLYGLAQKEGLKVMAGAEIDKRLDNNEREIELLIAKARAYPDTITRVIVGNEVLFRNDLTPEQMMLYLDRVRAAVHQPVSIAEPDYIWLKYPELAQHVDFITIHLFPFWNGIARKDAVPAALGAYQQIRQRYPDKPVVVGEIGWPSNGDRHEYADPSVSNEAIFIRDWMNAAKAQHIDYFLLEAFDQPWKEALGEGRTGAYWGMFNADRQLKFPLTGPVTEDTAWPWKALAASLLALFPMIFFARRFSRFKLMGRLFFCMLIQLACGLITWSATLPFNFYLSWVDWTMLTLLFPAQIAILAILLINGFEFTEVLWRREWIRHAGMLKPDPPEKQPFVSIHLACYNEPPEMVIVTLDSLAALDYANFEVLVIDNNTKDPAVWQPVQEYCEKLGKRFRFFHLAPWPGFKAGALNFGLKETDPQADVVAVIDADYEVRADWLATLTGYFHDPKVAVVQCPQAHREFEHNAFRRMTAWEYDGFFRIGMHHRNERNAIIQHGTMTMVRRSALEGTGGWSEWTICEDAELGLRLMHAGYELVYVDELMGKGLTPADFKAYKSQRYRWAFGAMQILKGRWSWMTERGPLSAGQRFHFLTGWFSWFADALHLIFTLMALFWTAGMVAYPQYFSLPMQLFLIPVIGFFFAKAIFGIVLYRARVPCGWYDTLMASLASMGLSHAIARGILHGLTREKTSFVVTAKSRRLGGSNFAAFAPVREELLMAIALGLCIVGMALGYGTRYIEGTLWMFILAAQSIPYVSAVIGAWIAHRAGDKAG; from the coding sequence TTGAGCGCCACCGCAGCAAACCACAACAGCCGGTACCCGCTGCTCACGGCGATCATGCTCGCCCTGATCGTAGCCGCGATGAACATCGGGCTGTGGTGGTACGGCAACCTGCCGCATGGCCCGGACGACTGGCACGGCAAGATCGGCGGTTTCTCGCTGTCGGTATTCCAGCGCTACCAGAGCCCGTTCAAGCAGGATTATCCCAGTAGCGACGACATCGCCGCCGACCTGAAGCTGCTGCACCGGTACAGCGACCGGGTGCGCACCTATACGATGCAGCAGAACCCGCAGTTGTACGGGCTGGCGCAGAAGGAAGGCCTGAAGGTGATGGCCGGCGCCGAGATCGACAAGCGCCTGGACAACAACGAGCGCGAGATCGAGCTGCTGATCGCCAAGGCGCGCGCCTACCCCGACACCATCACCCGCGTCATCGTGGGCAACGAGGTGCTGTTCCGCAACGACCTCACCCCCGAACAGATGATGCTTTACCTGGATCGGGTGCGCGCCGCCGTGCACCAGCCGGTATCGATCGCCGAGCCGGACTACATCTGGCTGAAGTATCCCGAACTGGCCCAGCACGTGGATTTCATCACCATCCACCTGTTCCCGTTCTGGAACGGCATCGCGCGCAAGGACGCCGTTCCCGCCGCGCTGGGCGCCTACCAGCAGATCCGCCAGCGCTATCCGGACAAGCCCGTCGTGGTCGGCGAGATCGGCTGGCCATCGAACGGCGACCGCCACGAGTACGCGGATCCCTCGGTCTCCAACGAGGCGATCTTCATTCGCGACTGGATGAACGCGGCCAAGGCTCAGCACATCGATTATTTCCTGCTCGAAGCGTTCGACCAGCCATGGAAGGAAGCTCTGGGCGAGGGCCGCACCGGCGCGTACTGGGGCATGTTCAACGCCGACCGCCAGCTGAAATTCCCGCTGACCGGCCCGGTCACCGAAGACACCGCATGGCCCTGGAAGGCGCTGGCGGCGAGCCTGCTGGCCTTGTTCCCGATGATCTTCTTCGCCCGTCGCTTCAGCCGCTTCAAGCTGATGGGCCGGCTGTTCTTCTGCATGCTGATCCAGCTTGCCTGCGGGCTGATCACCTGGTCGGCCACGCTGCCGTTCAACTTCTACCTGAGCTGGGTCGACTGGACCATGCTCACGCTGCTGTTCCCGGCGCAGATCGCGATCCTGGCGATCCTGCTGATCAACGGCTTCGAGTTCACCGAGGTGCTGTGGCGGCGCGAGTGGATCCGCCATGCCGGCATGCTGAAACCCGATCCGCCCGAGAAGCAGCCGTTCGTGTCCATCCACCTGGCCTGCTACAACGAGCCGCCGGAGATGGTGATCGTCACGCTCGATTCGCTGGCCGCGCTGGACTACGCGAACTTCGAAGTGCTGGTGATCGACAACAACACCAAGGACCCGGCGGTGTGGCAGCCGGTGCAGGAATACTGCGAGAAACTGGGCAAGCGCTTCCGCTTCTTCCACCTGGCACCGTGGCCGGGCTTCAAGGCCGGCGCGCTGAACTTCGGCCTGAAGGAAACCGACCCGCAGGCCGACGTGGTGGCGGTGATCGATGCCGACTACGAAGTGCGTGCCGACTGGCTGGCCACGCTGACCGGCTACTTCCACGACCCGAAGGTGGCCGTGGTGCAGTGCCCGCAGGCGCACCGCGAGTTCGAGCACAACGCGTTCCGCCGGATGACCGCGTGGGAATACGACGGCTTTTTCCGCATCGGCATGCACCATCGCAACGAGCGCAACGCGATCATCCAGCACGGCACCATGACGATGGTCCGGCGCAGTGCGCTGGAAGGCACCGGCGGCTGGTCCGAATGGACGATCTGCGAGGACGCCGAGCTGGGCCTGCGCCTGATGCACGCCGGCTACGAACTGGTCTACGTCGACGAACTGATGGGCAAGGGCCTGACCCCGGCCGACTTCAAGGCGTACAAGAGCCAGCGCTACCGCTGGGCGTTCGGCGCGATGCAGATCCTCAAGGGGCGCTGGAGCTGGATGACCGAGCGCGGCCCGCTCAGCGCCGGCCAGCGCTTCCACTTCCTCACCGGCTGGTTCAGCTGGTTCGCCGACGCGCTGCACCTGATCTTCACCCTGATGGCGCTGTTCTGGACCGCCGGCATGGTCGCCTACCCGCAGTATTTCAGCCTGCCGATGCAGCTGTTCCTGATCCCGGTGATCGGCTTCTTCTTCGCCAAGGCGATCTTCGGCATCGTGCTGTACCGCGCCCGCGTGCCGTGCGGCTGGTACGACACCTTGATGGCCTCGCTGGCCAGCATGGGCCTGTCGCACGCGATCGCGCGCGGCATCCTGCACGGACTCACTCGAGAGAAGACCTCGTTCGTGGTCACCGCCAAGAGCCGGCGCCTGGGTGGCAGCAACTTCGCCGCGTTCGCACCGGTGCGCGAGGAGCTGCTGATGGCGATTGCGCTGGGTTTGTGCATCGTCGGCATGGCGCTGGGCTACGGCACGCGCTACATCGAAGGCACCTTGTGGATGTTCATCCTCGCCGCGCAGTCGATCCCGTACGTCTCGGCGGTCATCGGCGCGTGGATCGCGCACAGGGCGGGCGACAAGGCCGGTTGA
- a CDS encoding LTA synthase family protein, with amino-acid sequence MQPTDGLWPVLFGGWRIDLCLLAMVCAWPALLSPWLGHRRWPTRITAWWYRLWWLLFVLLEVSTPQFILEYDTRPNRLYVEYLDSPHEVSAMLWHGYKGVLLVALVALVLLGWLGFRWLRTHMVDARMKFWLRPLVTAAAFVVLFLAARGTLDHRPLNASVVAFSDDSMVNSLPLNSLYNVINAIRGMSNERSAATVYGPMPEPEMQRLVRQAAGLDGPMQDPRYPSMHQQQAAAKPAKPLNLVIILEESLGAQYIGTLGGEKLSPQFDALANEGWLLARTYATGTRSVRGLEAVNTGFLPTPAEAVLKLPRSQHGFFTLAGLLGEFGYRSRFIYGGEAHFDNMKSFFLGNGFDEVVDQPKFEVKPTFVGSWGASDEDMFNELHHRLMKDGDTRQFTLAFSVSNHTPWEYPAGRIRASAPAASVQNTVRYADWAIGQFFARAKQSPYWEHTVFLVVADHDSRVFGASLVPVRHFHIPALILGAGVPVQRDEHIVSQIDLAPTLLSLIGISSVHPMLGADLTVHYPDRAIMQYGDNYGYLKHDQLLVLQPGQPAEQFQYQVDGETLTPVPVDPALDRLALAHALWPSWAYFNQRYVLPPRTMQPAPAPAASVPGLAEPVPCCVTRQL; translated from the coding sequence GTGCAGCCGACGGACGGTCTGTGGCCGGTTCTTTTCGGCGGCTGGCGCATCGACCTGTGCCTGCTGGCTATGGTCTGCGCATGGCCGGCCCTGTTGTCGCCGTGGCTGGGTCACCGGCGCTGGCCCACACGCATCACGGCCTGGTGGTATCGGTTGTGGTGGCTGCTGTTCGTGCTGCTGGAGGTGTCCACGCCGCAGTTCATCCTTGAATACGACACCCGCCCGAATCGCCTGTACGTCGAGTACCTCGACAGTCCGCACGAGGTGTCGGCGATGCTGTGGCATGGCTACAAGGGCGTGCTGCTGGTCGCGCTGGTCGCGCTGGTGCTGCTGGGCTGGCTCGGTTTCCGGTGGCTGCGCACGCACATGGTCGATGCGCGGATGAAGTTCTGGCTGCGGCCGCTGGTGACGGCGGCGGCGTTCGTGGTGTTGTTTCTGGCTGCGCGCGGCACGCTCGATCATCGGCCGCTGAACGCTTCGGTAGTGGCATTCAGCGACGACAGCATGGTGAACTCGCTGCCGCTGAACTCGCTCTACAACGTGATCAACGCGATCCGCGGCATGAGCAACGAGCGTTCGGCAGCGACGGTCTACGGCCCGATGCCGGAGCCGGAGATGCAACGCCTCGTGCGCCAGGCGGCCGGACTGGATGGGCCGATGCAGGACCCGCGATACCCCAGCATGCATCAGCAGCAGGCCGCGGCGAAACCGGCGAAGCCGCTGAACCTGGTGATCATCCTGGAGGAGAGCCTGGGCGCGCAGTACATCGGCACGCTGGGCGGGGAAAAGCTTTCGCCGCAGTTCGATGCGCTGGCGAACGAGGGCTGGCTGCTGGCGCGGACCTATGCCACCGGCACGCGCTCGGTGCGCGGGCTGGAGGCGGTCAATACCGGCTTTCTGCCGACCCCGGCCGAGGCGGTGCTGAAATTGCCGCGCAGCCAGCACGGCTTCTTCACCCTGGCCGGCCTGCTGGGCGAATTCGGCTACCGCTCGCGCTTCATCTACGGCGGCGAGGCGCACTTCGACAACATGAAGTCGTTCTTCCTGGGCAATGGCTTCGACGAGGTGGTCGATCAGCCGAAGTTCGAGGTGAAGCCGACCTTCGTCGGTTCGTGGGGTGCTTCCGACGAGGACATGTTCAACGAGTTGCACCACCGGCTGATGAAGGATGGCGACACGCGCCAGTTCACGCTGGCCTTCAGCGTCTCCAACCACACGCCGTGGGAATATCCCGCCGGGCGCATCCGGGCCAGCGCACCGGCGGCCAGCGTGCAGAACACCGTGCGTTACGCCGACTGGGCGATCGGCCAGTTCTTCGCCCGCGCGAAGCAGTCGCCTTACTGGGAACACACGGTGTTCCTGGTCGTGGCCGACCACGATTCGCGCGTGTTCGGCGCCAGCCTGGTGCCGGTGCGGCACTTCCACATTCCGGCGCTGATCCTCGGTGCCGGCGTGCCGGTGCAGCGGGACGAACACATCGTCAGCCAGATCGATCTGGCACCGACGCTGCTGTCGCTGATCGGCATCAGCAGCGTGCACCCGATGCTGGGCGCCGACCTCACCGTGCACTATCCCGACCGCGCCATCATGCAGTACGGCGACAACTACGGTTATCTCAAGCACGACCAGTTGCTGGTGCTGCAGCCGGGACAGCCTGCCGAGCAGTTCCAGTATCAGGTGGACGGCGAAACGCTCACGCCGGTGCCGGTGGATCCCGCCCTGGACAGGCTGGCGCTGGCTCATGCGCTGTGGCCGAGCTGGGCGTACTTCAACCAGCGCTACGTGCTGCCGCCCAGGACCATGCAGCCTGCGCCAGCGCCGGCCGCGAGCGTGCCCGGGTTGGCGGAACCGGTGCCATGTTGCGTGACACGACAGCTGTAA
- a CDS encoding Dps family protein, giving the protein MAISIGIAKKDREQVAKHLSKLLADTYSLYLKTHSFHWNVTGPQFNSLHTMFETQYNELWLAADEVAERIRTLDVFAPGSYSQFAKLSSIKEEPGVPEWKEMVGQLVEGHEVAAATARDVLKAANAAGDDGTADMVTGRLKEHEKTAWMLRSLLR; this is encoded by the coding sequence ATGGCCATTTCCATCGGTATCGCCAAGAAAGATCGCGAGCAGGTCGCCAAGCACCTGTCCAAGCTGCTGGCCGACACCTATTCGCTGTACCTGAAGACCCACAGCTTCCACTGGAACGTCACCGGCCCGCAGTTCAACAGCCTGCACACCATGTTCGAGACCCAGTACAACGAACTGTGGTTGGCCGCCGACGAGGTCGCCGAGCGCATCCGCACCCTGGACGTGTTCGCCCCCGGCTCCTACAGCCAGTTCGCCAAGCTCAGCTCGATCAAGGAAGAGCCCGGCGTGCCGGAGTGGAAGGAGATGGTGGGCCAGTTGGTCGAAGGCCACGAGGTCGCCGCCGCCACCGCCCGCGACGTGCTGAAGGCCGCCAATGCGGCCGGCGACGACGGTACCGCCGACATGGTCACCGGGCGCCTGAAGGAACACGAGAAGACGGCGTGGATGCTGCGCTCGCTGCTGCGTTGA
- the hrpA gene encoding ATP-dependent RNA helicase HrpA, whose amino-acid sequence MNDAHPPATDPAADPGLRKLRLQLDAVSSRDFGRLLGRWRALSRRPDENKLGALVTDIERSAAKRRARVAAKPPIRLDESLPISARGEDIVKLIREHQVVVIAGETGSGKTTQLPKLCLAAGRGEAGMIGCTQPRRLAARSVARRVAEELGTPLGEVVGFQVRFNDQVSERSLIKFMTDGILLAETQGDPWLSAYDTIIIDEAHERSLNIDFLLGYLKRLAVKRPELKIIVTSATIDTARFAEHFDGAPVVEVEGRAYPVELRWRSLDEIAARQGRGKDMQQGSAEHIAAALDEITHDDPRGDVLIFLPGEREIRDAHQLLSRRQYRETEIMPLYARLSAGDQDRVFKPGVKRRVVLATNVAETSLTVPRIRYVIDTGTARVKRYSQRSQLERLHVEPVSQAAADQRKGRCGRVGPGVCYRLYDEADFSGRAAFTDPELLRSSLANVILRMLALQLGEVDEFPFLEAPDPRVVADGFRRLTEISAIDDARKLTAVGRTLARLPIDVQLARMLVEGEKLHALRELLTIVSFLSIQDPRERPGDARQQADAAHAVFADPKSDFVGVLNLWRAYHDAHEELTQSKLRDWCSRHFLSFMRMREWRELHRQLLLVVQELGWKLDASSATGSEVQPAGSAPPPARRGRLGGGEALRAVAKSQKRTPPQPSAATEGSPFGASRGGSESDADRLYESVHRSLLAGLPTQVGRKDEKGVYQSTRERKFQVFPGSALAKVPPNWIFSAQILDVGGRVWGMANARVEPLWIEQQAAHLLRTSCRDAHWSRKRGCVVAYEQVGLFGLVLVEKRPVTFQQQDPALAHAIFLREALVRGDIDSKTDFVRANQRVLEEALGIEAKQRREGLIRHEDDLVAFFESKLPEEIASSRALDAWYRKARPADQAALRWSLDDVMVGGAGLDAKAFPAALDMDVRVPRAQDAQERPLEIPPQHYKLEYRFVPGDEADGVTLHLPLAMLNALPPARCEWLVPGLLADKVAELIRGLPKALRRNFVPAPDFARAFVEAEVARDEPLAKVLATFLKRTTGVDIAAGEFAAVELPPHFLMRYRLHDERGKTLASGRDLAALRGQWEGQAREAFSRKTDIELTREDVTSWDFEEVPAQVRSDGGLAAFPALVDLGEAVALRVFERSDEARAAHRQGVVRLLRNALASDAKQARRRLPIGNALALKYAPLGGVDGLREDLLEGGFGDLLEQHELDVRTAAAFEKLRTQFSRELFGAGVERLKLAEPVIEAQAELKPWLQPPLLGFARASYDDLREQLDALLTPGFLRELPPARLAHYPRYLKAMRLRAERLRQDPAKDQQRMLQVMPYWRAYLQHRAAGADATGLAELRWLIEEWRVSLFAQELKTAEPVSAKRLAKALAALG is encoded by the coding sequence ATGAATGATGCCCACCCGCCCGCTACCGATCCCGCCGCCGATCCCGGCCTGCGCAAGCTGCGCCTGCAACTGGATGCGGTGTCCAGCCGCGACTTCGGTCGCCTGCTGGGTCGCTGGCGTGCGTTGTCGCGCCGGCCGGACGAGAACAAGTTGGGGGCGCTGGTGACGGATATCGAGCGCTCCGCGGCCAAACGCCGCGCCCGGGTGGCCGCCAAGCCGCCGATCCGGCTGGACGAATCGCTGCCGATCAGCGCGCGCGGCGAGGACATCGTCAAGCTGATCCGCGAGCACCAGGTGGTGGTGATCGCCGGCGAGACCGGTTCGGGCAAGACCACCCAACTGCCCAAGCTGTGCCTGGCCGCCGGCCGCGGCGAGGCCGGCATGATCGGCTGCACCCAACCGCGCCGGCTGGCCGCGCGCTCGGTGGCGCGCCGCGTGGCGGAGGAACTGGGCACGCCGCTGGGCGAGGTCGTGGGCTTCCAGGTGCGCTTCAACGACCAGGTGTCCGAGCGCAGCCTGATCAAGTTCATGACCGACGGCATCCTGCTCGCCGAGACCCAGGGCGACCCGTGGCTCTCTGCATACGACACCATCATCATCGACGAGGCGCACGAGCGCAGCCTCAACATCGACTTCCTGCTCGGCTACCTCAAGCGGCTGGCGGTGAAGCGGCCGGAGCTGAAGATCATCGTCACCTCGGCGACGATCGATACGGCGCGCTTCGCCGAACACTTCGATGGCGCGCCGGTGGTCGAGGTGGAGGGGCGCGCGTACCCGGTCGAGTTGCGCTGGCGCTCGCTGGACGAGATCGCCGCGCGACAGGGTCGCGGCAAGGACATGCAGCAAGGCAGCGCCGAACACATCGCCGCGGCGCTCGACGAAATCACCCACGACGATCCGCGCGGCGACGTGCTGATCTTCCTGCCCGGCGAGCGCGAGATCCGCGACGCGCACCAGTTGCTGTCGCGCCGGCAATACCGCGAGACCGAAATCATGCCGCTGTACGCGCGGCTTTCCGCCGGCGACCAGGATCGCGTGTTCAAACCCGGCGTGAAACGCCGCGTGGTGCTGGCCACCAACGTGGCCGAGACTTCGCTGACCGTGCCGCGGATCCGCTACGTGATCGACACCGGCACCGCGCGGGTCAAGCGTTACAGCCAACGCAGCCAGCTCGAGCGGTTACACGTGGAGCCGGTGTCGCAGGCCGCCGCCGACCAGCGCAAGGGCCGCTGCGGCCGCGTGGGGCCGGGCGTCTGCTATCGCCTTTACGACGAGGCCGATTTTTCCGGCCGCGCCGCGTTTACCGACCCGGAACTGCTGCGCTCGTCGCTGGCGAACGTGATCCTGCGCATGCTGGCGCTGCAGCTCGGCGAGGTGGACGAGTTTCCGTTCCTGGAGGCGCCCGACCCGCGCGTGGTCGCCGACGGCTTCCGCCGGCTCACCGAAATTTCCGCGATCGACGACGCGCGCAAGCTCACCGCGGTCGGCCGCACCCTGGCGCGGCTGCCGATCGACGTGCAGCTGGCACGCATGCTGGTGGAAGGCGAGAAGCTGCATGCCTTGCGCGAGCTGCTCACCATCGTGTCCTTCCTCAGCATCCAGGATCCGCGCGAGCGTCCGGGCGACGCACGCCAGCAGGCCGACGCCGCGCACGCCGTGTTCGCCGACCCGAAGTCCGACTTCGTCGGCGTGCTGAACCTGTGGCGCGCCTATCACGACGCCCACGAGGAGCTGACCCAGTCGAAGCTGCGCGACTGGTGCTCGCGGCATTTCCTCAGCTTCATGCGCATGCGCGAATGGCGCGAACTGCATCGGCAGTTGTTGCTGGTGGTGCAGGAGCTGGGGTGGAAGCTGGATGCTTCGTCCGCCACCGGGAGCGAAGTGCAGCCTGCAGGCTCTGCTCCTCCCCCTGCGCGCAGGGGGAGGTTGGGAGGGGGTGAAGCTCTTCGCGCTGTTGCAAAAAGTCAAAAGCGAACCCCACCCCAGCCCTCCGCTGCGACCGAAGGAAGTCCCTTTGGGGCGAGCAGGGGAGGAAGCGAGAGCGATGCCGATCGGCTGTACGAATCCGTCCATCGCAGCCTGCTCGCCGGCCTGCCCACCCAGGTCGGCCGCAAGGACGAGAAGGGCGTTTACCAGAGCACGCGCGAACGCAAGTTCCAGGTATTTCCCGGTTCGGCGCTGGCGAAGGTGCCGCCGAACTGGATCTTCTCCGCGCAGATCCTCGACGTCGGCGGGCGCGTGTGGGGCATGGCGAATGCGCGCGTCGAGCCGCTGTGGATCGAGCAGCAGGCCGCGCACCTGCTGCGCACGAGTTGCCGCGACGCGCACTGGTCGAGAAAGCGCGGCTGCGTGGTGGCGTACGAGCAGGTCGGCCTGTTCGGCCTGGTGCTGGTGGAGAAGCGGCCGGTCACCTTCCAGCAGCAGGACCCCGCGCTGGCCCACGCGATCTTCCTCCGCGAAGCGCTGGTGCGCGGCGATATCGACAGCAAGACGGATTTCGTGCGCGCGAATCAGCGCGTGCTGGAGGAAGCGCTCGGCATCGAGGCTAAACAGCGTCGCGAGGGTCTGATCCGTCACGAGGACGATCTGGTCGCCTTCTTCGAGAGCAAGCTACCCGAAGAGATCGCCAGCAGCCGCGCGCTGGATGCGTGGTACCGCAAGGCGCGCCCCGCCGACCAGGCCGCGCTGCGCTGGTCGCTGGATGACGTGATGGTCGGTGGCGCGGGGCTGGATGCGAAGGCGTTTCCCGCAGCGCTGGACATGGATGTCCGAGTGCCGCGAGCGCAGGACGCGCAAGAGCGGCCGCTGGAGATACCGCCACAACACTACAAGCTCGAATACCGCTTCGTCCCTGGCGACGAAGCCGATGGCGTCACCCTGCACCTGCCGCTGGCAATGTTGAACGCGCTGCCGCCGGCCCGCTGCGAATGGCTGGTGCCCGGCCTGCTCGCCGACAAGGTGGCCGAACTGATCCGCGGCCTGCCGAAAGCGCTGCGCCGCAACTTCGTGCCCGCGCCGGATTTCGCGCGCGCCTTCGTCGAAGCCGAGGTAGCGCGCGACGAGCCGTTGGCGAAGGTGCTGGCCACGTTCCTGAAGCGCACCACCGGCGTCGACATAGCCGCGGGCGAATTCGCCGCCGTCGAACTGCCGCCGCACTTCCTGATGCGCTACCGCCTGCACGACGAGCGCGGCAAGACGCTGGCCAGCGGTCGCGACCTGGCCGCATTGCGCGGGCAGTGGGAAGGCCAGGCGCGCGAGGCGTTCTCGCGCAAGACCGATATCGAGCTGACCCGCGAAGACGTGACCAGCTGGGATTTCGAGGAGGTTCCCGCGCAGGTGCGATCCGACGGCGGCCTCGCCGCGTTCCCGGCGCTGGTCGACCTGGGCGAGGCGGTGGCGCTGCGCGTGTTCGAGCGCAGCGACGAGGCGCGCGCGGCACACCGGCAAGGCGTGGTGCGGCTGCTGCGCAACGCGCTGGCCAGTGACGCCAAGCAGGCGCGTCGGCGTCTGCCGATCGGCAATGCGCTGGCCTTGAAGTACGCGCCGCTTGGCGGCGTGGACGGACTGCGCGAGGACCTGCTCGAAGGCGGCTTCGGCGACCTGCTCGAACAGCACGAGCTGGACGTGCGCACCGCCGCTGCGTTCGAGAAGCTGCGCACACAGTTTTCGCGCGAGCTATTCGGCGCCGGTGTCGAACGGCTGAAACTGGCCGAACCCGTGATCGAGGCGCAGGCCGAGCTGAAACCGTGGCTGCAGCCGCCGCTGTTGGGCTTCGCCCGTGCCAGTTACGACGACCTGCGCGAACAGCTCGACGCGCTGCTCACGCCCGGCTTCCTGCGCGAATTGCCGCCGGCGCGGCTGGCGCACTACCCGCGTTACCTCAAGGCGATGCGCCTGCGCGCCGAACGCCTGCGCCAGGATCCGGCGAAAGACCAGCAGCGCATGCTGCAGGTGATGCCGTACTGGCGCGCGTACCTGCAGCACCGCGCTGCCGGTGCCGATGCGACAGGCCTGGCCGAGCTGCGCTGGTTGATCGAGGAGTGGCGTGTATCGCTGTTCGCGCAGGAACTGAAGACCGCCGAACCGGTCTCGGCAAAGCGGTTGGCGAAGGCATTGGCGGCGCTGGGCTGA